The following are from one region of the Rhodopirellula sp. P2 genome:
- a CDS encoding redoxin domain-containing protein has protein sequence MHRRLVCFAVVCLIVGNAWVPFANAATGRQPEGSDTSPVGEQVATFTLPNAYGKPVSLSDFKGKQCAAIVFLGTECPLAKLYGPRLNDLQEKFGERGLQVIGINSNKQDSLTEVAAYVHRHEIAFPMLKDKGNVVADAMNAKRTPEVFLIDADRVVRYHGRIDDQYGVGYARDKKTRSDLAIAVEELLAGKSISQPQTEAVGCHIGRTKEVAELGEITYTKHIAPIFNSRCVTCHREGEIAPFTLTSYDDTQGWEDTILEVIGNNRMPPWSANPAHGEFANDARLSEEEKDLVEQWVDGGMPEGDPSDLPEPPVFATGWQIGEPDQVIQMRDKPFDVPAEGVIDYQRFVIDPGWEEDKFVVACEARPQNRAVVHHILVYVIPPGGRDIDLRKVLVGYAPGSTPVKLEDGVAIHAEAGSKLLFEMHYTPNGTAQSDLSYIGVKFTDKAHVDRELEGAIAVETRFRIPPGEANHVVTAKHTVRRDIELLGMTPHMHLRGKAFRYTAHFPDGEEEILLDVPAYDFNWQMKYILKEPRKLPRGTVVHCRAVFDNSEYNLSNPDPSKTVGWGDQSWNEMMIGFMDVVKTD, from the coding sequence ATGCATCGTCGTTTGGTTTGCTTCGCAGTCGTATGCTTGATTGTTGGAAATGCCTGGGTCCCATTCGCAAATGCCGCGACGGGGCGTCAGCCCGAAGGTTCGGACACTTCTCCGGTCGGAGAGCAGGTTGCGACGTTCACCTTGCCCAACGCCTACGGCAAACCCGTTTCGCTGAGCGATTTCAAGGGCAAGCAGTGCGCGGCGATTGTCTTCCTGGGAACCGAGTGCCCGTTGGCAAAACTGTACGGGCCGCGACTGAATGACCTTCAGGAGAAATTCGGAGAGCGCGGTCTCCAAGTCATCGGGATCAACTCCAACAAACAAGACAGCCTGACCGAAGTGGCGGCCTACGTGCATCGCCACGAGATCGCCTTTCCGATGCTGAAGGACAAGGGCAACGTCGTCGCGGATGCCATGAACGCGAAACGAACCCCCGAGGTTTTTCTGATCGATGCGGATCGCGTCGTTCGCTACCACGGCCGCATCGATGATCAATACGGAGTCGGCTACGCTCGCGACAAAAAGACTCGTTCCGATTTGGCCATCGCAGTGGAAGAACTGCTGGCCGGAAAATCCATTTCGCAACCCCAGACAGAGGCCGTGGGTTGCCACATCGGTCGGACCAAAGAAGTCGCGGAACTGGGCGAGATCACCTACACCAAACACATCGCACCGATTTTCAATTCACGATGCGTCACTTGCCACCGCGAAGGCGAAATCGCGCCGTTCACCCTGACCAGCTACGATGACACGCAGGGATGGGAGGACACGATTCTCGAAGTGATCGGCAACAACCGCATGCCGCCTTGGTCGGCCAACCCGGCACACGGCGAGTTTGCCAACGACGCGAGGTTGTCCGAGGAAGAAAAGGACTTGGTTGAGCAATGGGTCGATGGCGGGATGCCCGAGGGCGATCCTTCGGACCTGCCTGAGCCGCCCGTGTTCGCCACGGGATGGCAGATTGGCGAGCCCGATCAAGTCATCCAGATGCGAGACAAACCATTTGATGTGCCCGCCGAAGGTGTCATCGACTATCAGCGATTCGTGATCGATCCTGGTTGGGAGGAAGACAAGTTTGTCGTCGCCTGCGAAGCACGCCCTCAAAACCGAGCCGTCGTCCACCACATCTTGGTCTATGTGATCCCACCGGGTGGCAGGGACATCGATCTGAGGAAGGTGTTGGTGGGGTATGCTCCCGGCAGCACTCCAGTGAAGTTGGAGGACGGAGTTGCAATTCATGCGGAAGCCGGCAGCAAACTGTTGTTCGAGATGCACTACACCCCCAACGGGACCGCACAAAGCGACCTGTCGTACATCGGGGTCAAGTTCACTGACAAAGCCCATGTCGACCGAGAACTGGAAGGCGCCATCGCTGTCGAAACCAGGTTTCGAATCCCACCCGGCGAAGCCAACCACGTGGTGACGGCGAAGCACACCGTCCGAAGGGATATCGAACTGCTTGGGATGACACCGCACATGCACCTGCGTGGCAAAGCGTTCCGCTACACCGCTCACTTCCCCGATGGTGAGGAAGAAATCCTGCTGGACGTTCCCGCCTACGACTTCAACTGGCAGATGAAGTACATCCTGAAGGAACCTCGAAAATTGCCTCGGGGGACCGTCGTCCACTGCCGTGCGGTCTTTGACAACTCGGAATACAATCTGAGCAACCCCGATCCTTCCAAGACCGTTGGATGGGGCGACCAAAGTTGGAACGAAATGATGATCGGCTTCATGGACGTGGTGAAGACCGACTGA
- a CDS encoding SDR family NAD(P)-dependent oxidoreductase, with the protein MPDSSPQTFLVTGCAGFIANEVASQLLAAGHRVVGIDNVNDYYDVRLKEHRLEKLTSQGDAFTFVRGDIEDSSTLQKLFDENSFDAVLNLAARAGVRYSMENPHVYMTTNAMGSLNLLDQMRRVGVKKYVLASTSSLYAGQPMPFVETLSVNTPISPYAASKKAAEAMAYSYHHLYDIDVSVCRYFTVYGPAGRPDMCIFRFIKWIDEGTPIELFGDGEQSRDFTYVSDIAAGTIAALQPIGYEVINLGGGGTPVSLNDIIGRLENLLGKKAKVEHKTFHKADVKITSADISKAKELIGWTPKVELDEGLAASVDWYRDNQPWSGELELP; encoded by the coding sequence ATGCCCGATTCGTCTCCTCAAACGTTCCTGGTCACTGGCTGCGCTGGCTTCATCGCCAACGAAGTTGCCTCACAATTGCTGGCGGCGGGCCATCGTGTGGTCGGAATCGACAACGTCAACGACTACTACGACGTGCGACTGAAAGAACACCGACTGGAGAAACTGACCTCCCAAGGCGACGCGTTCACGTTCGTGCGAGGCGACATCGAAGATTCATCGACGCTGCAGAAACTCTTCGATGAAAATTCATTCGATGCGGTGCTGAACTTGGCCGCTCGTGCCGGCGTGCGATACAGCATGGAAAACCCGCACGTCTACATGACGACCAACGCGATGGGCAGCCTCAACCTGCTCGACCAAATGCGGCGTGTTGGTGTCAAGAAGTACGTGCTCGCGTCGACCTCGTCGCTGTACGCCGGCCAACCGATGCCGTTTGTCGAAACGTTGTCCGTCAACACTCCGATCTCGCCTTACGCGGCCAGCAAGAAAGCCGCTGAAGCGATGGCATACTCGTACCATCACTTGTACGACATCGACGTCTCAGTTTGCCGTTACTTCACCGTCTACGGTCCCGCGGGACGTCCCGACATGTGCATCTTCCGATTCATCAAATGGATCGATGAAGGCACGCCGATCGAATTGTTTGGCGATGGCGAACAATCTCGCGATTTCACCTATGTGTCCGACATCGCTGCCGGAACGATCGCGGCACTGCAGCCCATTGGATACGAAGTCATCAACTTGGGCGGCGGCGGAACCCCCGTCTCTTTGAACGACATCATCGGTCGACTCGAAAACTTGCTGGGCAAGAAAGCCAAGGTCGAACACAAGACGTTCCACAAAGCCGATGTCAAAATCACTTCCGCCGACATCAGCAAGGCGAAAGAATTGATCGGCTGGACACCGAAAGTGGAACTGGACGAGGGACTGGCTGCATCGGTGGATTGGTATCGAGACAACCAACCTTGGTCCGGCGAACTCGAACTGCCGTAG
- the wecB gene encoding non-hydrolyzing UDP-N-acetylglucosamine 2-epimerase, producing MKRPKIAVFFGTRPEAIKVAPVIKRLANDDRFELLSVSTGQHREMLDQVIDIFDLPVHHDLGVMTPGQTLAGLSSKLIASIDQILEAEQPDFALVQGDTTTVLMASLACFYRRIPTGHIEAGLRTGNLASPFPEEANRVLASPISTLHFAPTSVSEANLLNERIDPAKIFVTGNTVIDALHLEVQQQSHPEVAAKIDEELGAVLPSDWRDQRFVLITGHRRENFGGGFDEICGAISELAERFPDVRFVYPVHLNPNVSGPVQKALGQFDNVLLLPPQSYRPFVALMQACELVLTDSGGVQEEAPGLGKPVLVMRDTTERPEGVDAGTVRLVGPVRQNIVDGVSELLRDREAYDQMARASNPYGDGTASIKILDAIAQHYC from the coding sequence ATGAAACGTCCCAAAATAGCCGTCTTCTTCGGAACCCGTCCCGAAGCGATCAAGGTCGCGCCGGTGATCAAACGACTTGCCAACGATGACCGATTCGAGTTGCTGTCGGTTTCGACGGGGCAACACCGGGAGATGCTGGATCAAGTGATCGACATTTTCGATCTGCCGGTGCACCACGATTTGGGCGTGATGACCCCGGGACAAACTCTGGCAGGTTTGTCCTCCAAACTGATCGCTTCAATCGATCAAATTCTCGAAGCCGAGCAACCTGATTTTGCTCTCGTTCAGGGCGACACAACGACGGTTTTGATGGCGTCGCTGGCTTGTTTCTATCGACGAATTCCAACTGGTCACATCGAAGCCGGTCTGCGGACAGGCAACCTGGCCAGTCCCTTCCCGGAAGAAGCCAACCGCGTGCTGGCCAGTCCCATCAGCACGTTGCACTTCGCACCGACATCGGTCAGCGAAGCGAACTTGCTGAACGAACGAATCGATCCCGCCAAGATTTTTGTGACGGGGAACACGGTGATCGATGCGTTGCACCTGGAGGTCCAGCAGCAATCCCATCCCGAGGTCGCAGCGAAGATCGATGAAGAACTGGGGGCGGTCCTTCCAAGTGATTGGCGAGACCAACGGTTTGTCTTGATCACCGGGCACCGACGCGAGAATTTTGGTGGTGGTTTCGACGAGATCTGCGGTGCGATTTCAGAACTGGCCGAGCGATTCCCGGACGTTCGATTTGTGTACCCGGTTCACTTGAACCCCAATGTGTCTGGTCCCGTGCAAAAGGCGTTGGGGCAATTTGACAACGTGTTGCTGTTGCCGCCGCAGTCCTATCGTCCGTTTGTGGCTTTGATGCAGGCCTGTGAATTGGTGCTGACCGATTCCGGCGGCGTGCAAGAGGAAGCCCCCGGACTCGGCAAGCCCGTGCTGGTGATGCGTGACACGACCGAGCGTCCCGAAGGCGTGGACGCTGGCACGGTCCGCTTGGTCGGTCCAGTGCGGCAGAACATCGTCGACGGTGTCAGTGAACTGCTTCGCGACCGCGAAGCGTATGACCAGATGGCGAGAGCTTCCAACCCTTATGGCGATGGCACCGCTTCGATCAAGATCCTGGACGCGATCGCACAGCACTATTGCTGA
- a CDS encoding DUF1559 domain-containing protein codes for MNRHGFTLVELLVVITIIGVLIALLLPAVQSVREAARQTKCRNRIRQIALASQNYESIFRDLPGYSGEVPPYLVDFDRRRQYDRRFNGGNWMVQAMALMEQADLAPPLAKIGAALTIEPTDRVQQHVQAAIATFHCPTRRDADAYPLLEPYLSRYGESGGRTDYAMCGGPATVNEIDDRIIESQHDGVWRLGGRTRLSRVFDGLSHTYLVGEKAMDSLKYTTGDCYGDRAPLAGYTGIPTTTHSYVRFAARQPGLDQPDNCLACHDFGSAHPHGWNAAMVDGSVKMLTYTQDITLHRAAASIDGREIPTYEH; via the coding sequence GTGAATCGGCATGGCTTCACGTTGGTGGAACTGTTGGTCGTCATCACCATCATTGGCGTCCTGATCGCACTTCTACTGCCAGCGGTTCAAAGCGTCCGCGAGGCGGCACGCCAGACCAAGTGTCGCAATCGAATTCGACAAATTGCCCTGGCCAGCCAAAACTACGAATCGATCTTTCGCGACCTCCCAGGCTACTCCGGCGAAGTCCCACCGTACCTGGTCGATTTCGATCGTCGTCGGCAATACGACCGTCGATTCAACGGCGGCAATTGGATGGTCCAAGCGATGGCGTTGATGGAGCAAGCCGACTTGGCACCACCGCTGGCCAAAATCGGAGCCGCACTGACCATTGAGCCAACTGATCGGGTGCAGCAACACGTTCAGGCGGCGATCGCAACGTTTCACTGTCCAACCCGGCGAGATGCCGACGCCTACCCGCTGCTGGAACCCTATTTGAGTCGTTATGGCGAATCCGGCGGAAGGACCGACTACGCCATGTGCGGAGGTCCTGCGACCGTCAATGAAATCGACGACCGCATCATTGAAAGCCAGCACGACGGCGTTTGGCGACTGGGCGGCCGGACGCGATTGTCCCGGGTGTTCGATGGCCTGAGCCACACGTACTTGGTCGGCGAAAAAGCCATGGATTCGCTGAAATACACGACGGGAGACTGCTATGGCGATCGAGCTCCCCTGGCTGGATACACCGGAATTCCAACGACCACCCATTCCTACGTTCGGTTCGCTGCCCGCCAACCAGGATTGGATCAACCGGACAATTGCTTGGCCTGCCATGACTTTGGCAGCGCCCACCCGCATGGCTGGAATGCGGCGATGGTGGATGGATCGGTGAAAATGTTGACGTACACTCAAGACATCACCCTTCACCGCGCGGCTGCCTCGATCGATGGTCGCGAAATCCCAACTTACGAACACTGA
- a CDS encoding tetratricopeptide repeat protein has protein sequence MDRNMKPRMQADQNHVDRFRKDRSRRGLLVRRVSLAILIASVTASAQAADSPPFSARAAATSGRVWQPRPLALPPTSATAPAWKPPSPQPTVVAPSPPPVTIIMTAPAPPAEEPPTITRRRQVNSDGSATASLGRSQQTFSRPMPASDPINHHARTAELAQSAVDQLRSAHFAARRGAFHSAKESATQTLRIIASLRDSQTGGNLHTTQLNEAITAIRESTDFTGRYGPVDQAALNRLVEVHKTPALHGVNTSTLTAERAIEAYLNYARQRWVEATIGGPLAAEATMILADLEAATLTPQSNSDLTEARSRLHASELALMYRRAAVEIGPDNPQATAELGRNLLRRSMPAIAKELLLLSVQQKPTRQSVEDLMRAASQSGDAQLAAECQQQLASTNLPSELPVQMMSPSQFAKTHQQFAAVNHTPAQRPSSPSNVRAGQPAPQGHPQTASLPTSRNSVGQGHLIVPAQNGRAMQSRIVDPSMPVAPARSTTPRSGLFW, from the coding sequence ATGGATCGCAACATGAAACCACGAATGCAGGCAGATCAGAATCACGTTGATCGATTCCGCAAGGATCGATCTCGTCGTGGTTTGCTGGTCCGACGTGTTTCGTTGGCAATCTTGATTGCATCGGTGACCGCGTCGGCCCAAGCGGCTGATTCCCCCCCCTTTTCGGCGCGTGCCGCTGCGACGTCTGGCCGAGTCTGGCAGCCGCGACCGCTGGCATTGCCGCCAACCTCCGCGACGGCGCCTGCCTGGAAACCACCGTCGCCCCAGCCCACCGTGGTGGCGCCATCGCCGCCACCGGTCACGATCATCATGACCGCCCCGGCGCCGCCTGCCGAAGAGCCACCAACGATCACGCGGCGACGCCAGGTCAACTCGGATGGCAGTGCCACGGCTTCGCTGGGCCGCTCGCAACAAACGTTCTCCCGGCCGATGCCCGCTTCGGATCCGATCAACCATCACGCTCGGACGGCTGAACTGGCTCAGTCCGCAGTCGATCAGCTTCGCAGCGCCCACTTCGCTGCTCGCCGAGGCGCGTTCCATTCCGCGAAAGAGTCTGCGACGCAGACGCTTCGGATCATTGCTTCCCTGCGAGATTCGCAAACAGGAGGCAACCTGCACACAACGCAGCTCAACGAAGCGATCACCGCCATTCGTGAGTCAACCGATTTCACAGGACGTTATGGACCGGTCGATCAAGCCGCACTGAACCGATTGGTCGAGGTCCACAAGACACCGGCACTGCACGGGGTGAACACATCGACGTTGACCGCTGAACGTGCGATCGAGGCTTACCTCAATTACGCGCGGCAACGTTGGGTGGAAGCCACCATCGGAGGACCGCTCGCGGCCGAAGCCACGATGATTCTGGCGGATCTGGAAGCGGCGACACTGACCCCACAATCGAATTCCGATTTGACGGAAGCCCGCTCGCGATTGCACGCATCCGAACTGGCGTTGATGTATCGCCGTGCGGCGGTGGAGATCGGCCCTGACAATCCGCAAGCCACGGCAGAGCTCGGACGCAACCTGCTCCGTCGATCGATGCCTGCGATCGCGAAAGAGTTGTTGCTCCTGAGTGTGCAGCAGAAACCAACGCGACAAAGCGTCGAGGATTTGATGCGAGCGGCAAGCCAATCCGGCGACGCCCAGTTGGCTGCGGAATGCCAGCAGCAGCTCGCCTCAACGAACCTGCCCAGCGAACTGCCGGTTCAAATGATGTCGCCCTCGCAATTCGCGAAAACGCATCAGCAGTTTGCCGCCGTGAACCACACGCCAGCGCAACGACCCAGCAGCCCGTCCAACGTCAGAGCAGGGCAACCGGCTCCGCAGGGTCACCCCCAGACGGCGTCTCTTCCAACCTCGCGGAACTCGGTTGGCCAAGGTCACTTGATCGTGCCAGCACAAAACGGGCGTGCGATGCAATCACGAATCGTTGATCCGTCGATGCCCGTTGCTCCCGCTCGCTCGACAACGCCCCGCAGCGGTCTGTTTTGGTAA